In the Burkholderia multivorans ATCC BAA-247 genome, ACGGCCCGGCCGCGATCGCGTTCACCGACGGCCGTCAGATCGGCGCGACGCTCGACCGTAACGGGCTGCGTCCGGCGCGCTACATCGTCACGGACGACGACCTCGTGATCATGGCGTCGGAAGCCGGCACGCTGCCGATTCCGGAATCGAAGATCGTCAAGAAGTGGCGTCTGCAGCCGGGCAAGATGTTCCTGATCGACATGGAACACGGCCGCATCATCGACGACAAGGAGCTCAAGGACAATCTCGCGAACGCGAAGCCGTACAAGAGCTGGATCGACGCCGTGCGCATCAAGCTCGACGAGATCGAGCCGAAGGCCGAGGAAGTCGCGGCCGGCCGCGCGCAGGGCGCGTCGCTGCTCGATCGCCAGCAGGCGTTCGGCTACACGCAGGAAGACCTGAAGTTCCTGATGGCGCCGATGGCGCAGCAGGGCGAGGAAGCGGTCGGCTCGATGGGCAACGACTCGCCGCTCGCGGTGATGTCGAACAAGAACAAGACGCTCTATCACTACTTCAAGCAGCTGTTCGCGCAGGTCACGAATCCGCCGATCGACCCGATCCGCGAGAACATGGTGATGTCGCTCGTGTCGTTCATCGGCCCGAAGCCGAACCTGCTCGACACGAACAACATCAACCCGCCGATGCGTCTCGAAGTGTCGCAGCCGGTGCTCGACTTCAAGGACATCGCGAAGATCCGCGCGATCGATCAATACACGGGCGGCAAGTTCAGCGCGTATGAGCTGAACATCTGCTACCCGGTCGCGTGGGGCAAGGAAGGCATCGAGGCTCGCCTCGCGTCGCTGTGCGCGGAAGCCGTCGACGCCGTGAAATCCGGCTACAACATCCTGATCGTGTCGGACCGCAAGACGGACGCCGAGCATGTCGCGATTCCGGCGCTGCTCGCGACCTCGGCGATCCACACGCACCTCGTCCAGCAAGGCCTGCGCACGAGCACGGGTCTCGTCGTCGAAACGGGCTCGGCGCGCGAAACGCATCACTTCGCGCTGCTCGCCGGCTACGGCGCGGAAGCCGTGCATCCGTACCTCGCGATGGAGACGCTCGCGAAGATGGCCGAAGGGCTGTCGGGCGACCTGTCGCCGGAGAAGGCCATCTACAACTTCACGAAGGCGATCGGCAAGGGCCTGCAGAAAGTGATGTCGAAGATGGGCATCTCGACGTACATGTCCTACACGGGCGCGCAGATCTTCGAAGCGCTCGGCCTGTCGAGCGACCTCGTCGAGAAGTACTTCAAGGGCACCGCATCGAAGGTCGGCGGGATCGGCCTGTTCGAAGTCGCGGAAGAGGCGATCCGCCTGCACCGCGACGCGTTCGGCGACAACCCGGTCCTGCGCGACATGCTCGACGCGGGCGGCGAGTACGCGTACCGCGTGCGCGGCGAAGACCACATGTGGACGCCCGACTCGATCGCGAAGCTGCAGCACGCGACGCGCAGCAATTCGTACCAGACGTACAAGGAATACGCGCACCTGATCAACGATCAGACCAAGCGTCACATGACGTTCCGCGGGCTGTTCGAGTTCAAGGTCCAGCCGACCAAGGCGATCCCGATCGACGACGTCGAACCGGCGAAGGAAATCGTCAAGCGCTTCGCGACGGGCGCGATGTCGCTCGGCTCGATCAGCACCGAAGCGCACGCGACGCTCGCGATCGCGATGAACCGGATCGGCGGCAAGTCGAACACCGGCGAAGGCGGCGAAGACGAGAACCGTTATCGCAACGAGCTGCGCGGCATTCCGATCAAGGCCGGCGAGACGCTGAAGTCGGTGATCGGCGACGAAGTCGTCTCCGACATTCCGCTGAAGGAAGGCGATTCGCTGCGCTCGAAGATCAAGCAGGTCGCGTCGGGCCGCTTCGGCGTGACGGCCGAGTATCTCGCGTCGGCCGACCAGATCCAGATCAAGATGGCGCAGGGCGCGAAGCCGGGCGAAGGCGGCCAGCTGCCGGGCCACAAGGTGTCCGAGTACATCGGCAAGCTGCGTTATTCGGTGCCGGGCGTCGGCCTGATTTCGCCGCCGCCGCACCACGACATCTACTCGATCGAGGATCTCGCGCAGCTGATTCACGACCTGAAAAACGTGAACCCGGCCGCGAGCATCTCGGTGAAGCTCGTGTCGGAAGTGGGCGTCGGCACGGTCGCCGCAGGTGTCGCGAAGGCGAAGGCCGATCACGTCGTGATCGCCGGCCACGACGGCGGCACCGGCGCATCGCCGCTGTCGTCGGTCAAGCATGCGGGCACGCCGTGGGAGCTCGGCCTCGCGGAAACGCAGCAGACGCTCGTGCTGAACCGCCTGCGCGGGCGCATCCGCGTGCAGGCCGACGGTCAGATGAAGACCGGCCGCGACGTCGTGATCGGCGCGCTGCTCGGCGCGGACGAATTCGGCTTCGCGACGGCGCCGCTCGTCGTCGAAGGCTGCATCATGATGCGCAAGTGCCACCTGAACACGTGCCCGGTCGGCGTCGCGACGCAGGATCCGGTGCTGCGTGCGAAGTTCAAGGGCCAGCCCGAGCACGTCGTCAACTACTTCTTCTTCGTCGCCGAGGAAGTGCGCGAGATCATGGCGCAGCTCGGCATCGCGAAGTTCGACGATCTGATCGGCCGCGCGGATCTGCTCGACATGCGCAAGGGCATCGAGCACTGGAAGGCGAAGGGGCTCGACTTCTCGCGCGTGTTCTACCAGCCGGAAGGCTGCGAGGAGGTCGCCCGCCGCCACGTCGAAAGCCAGGATCACGGGCTCGAGCGCGCGCTCGACCACGTGCTGATCGAGAAGGCGAAGGCCGCGATCGAGAACGGCGAGCATGTGTCGTTCATCCAGCCGGTGCGCAACGTGAACCGCACGGTCGGCGCGATGCTGTCGGGCGTGATCGCGAAGAAGCACGGCCACGACGGCCTCGCGGACGACGCCGTGCACATCCAGCTGAAGGGCACGGCCGGCCAGAGCTTCGGCGCGTTCCTCGCGAAGGGCGTCACGCTCGATCTCGTCGGCGACGGCAACGACTACGTCGGCAAGGGGCTGTCGGGCGGCCGCATCATCATTCGTCCGACCAACGACTTCCGCGGCAAGTCCGAGGAAAACATCATCTGCGGCAACACGGTGATGTACGGCGCGCTCGAAGGCGAAGCCTTCTTCCGCGGCGTCGCGGGCGAACGCTTCTGCGTGCGCAACTCGGGCGCGACGGCGGTCGTCGAGGGCACGGGCGACCACGGCTGCGAATACATGACGGGCGGCACGGTCGTCGTGCTCGGCGAGACGGGGCGCAACTTCGCGGCCGGCATGTCGGGCGGCGTGGCCTACGTGTACGACCCGGACGGCACGTTCGCCGCGAAGTGCAACAAGTCGATGGTCGCGCTCGATCCGGTGCTGCAACAGGCCGAGCAGGAGCGCACGGTCGACCGCGCGCTCTGGCATGCGGGCATGACCGACGAAGCGTTGCTCAAGGGGCTCGTCGAGCGTCACTTCCAGTTCACCGGCTCGCCGCGCGCGAAGTCGCTGCTGGAAAACTGGGACGCGGCGCGGCGCCAGTTCGTGAAGGTGTTCCCGCACGAATACAAGCGCGCGCTGGGCGAGATCGGTGCGAAGAAGGCGGCGAAGGAAGCGCTGGCCGCCTGAGCGACGAACGACATAGCGAAGGCCGCGCGCGCATGAACGCCGCGCGCGGCTCCCCCACCCGATACATCGAACAGAAGAGCACCTTATGGGCAAGGCAACCGGTTTTCTGGAGTTCGAACGCCGCCACGAGGCGTACGAAGCACCGCTCACGCGCGTGAAGCACTACAAGGAATTCGTCGCGGCGCTGTCCGACGCGGACGCGAAGATCCAGGGCGCGCGCTGCATGGACTGCGGCATCCCGTTCTGCAACAACGGCTGCCCGGTCAACAACATCATTCCGGACTTCAACGATCTCGTTTACCGCCAGGACTGGCAGCAGGCGATCGAAGTCCTGCATTCGACGAACAACTTCCCCGAGTTCACGGGCCGCATCTGCCCGGCGCCGTGCGAAGCCGCGTGCACGCTCGGCATCAACAACGATCCGGTCGGCATCAAGTCGATCGAGCACGCGATCATCGACAAGGCGTGGGCCGAAGGCTGGGTGAAGCCGCAGCCGGCCGCGCACAAGACGGGCAAGAAGGTCGCCGTCGTCGGCTCGGGCCCGGCGGGCCTCGCGGCTGCGCAGCAGCTCGCGCGCGCGGGCCACGACGTGACGGTGTTCGAGAAGAACGACCGGATCGGCGGCCTGCTGCGTTACGGGATTCCCGATTTCAAGCTCGAGAAGTGGCTGATCGATCGCCGGATGCGCCAGATGGAAGCGGAAGGCGTGACGTTCCGCACGAGCGTGTTCATCGGCAAGGATCCGCTGCCGGAATCGATCGGCAATCTCGCGAAGGAAACGATCTCGCCGGAGACGCTGAAGGAGGAGTTCGACGCGGTCGTGATCGCGGGCGGCTCGGAGACGCCGCGCGACCTGCCGGTGCCGGGCCGCGAACTGGCCGGCATCCATTTCGCGATGGACTTCCTGCCGCAGCAGAACCGCGTGAATGCCGGCGACAAGCTCGTCGATCAGTTGCTCGCGAAGGGCAAGCACGTCGTCGTGATCGGCGGCGGCGACACCGGTTCGGACTGCGTCGGCACGTCGAACCGCCACGGCGCGAAGCACGTCACGCAGTTCGAACTGCTGCCGCAGCCGCCGGAAGAGGAAAACAAGCCGCTCGTGTGGCCGTACTGGCCGATCAAGCTGCGCACGTCGTCGTCGCACGAGGAAGGCTGCGAGCGCGACTGGGCCGTCGCGACGAAGCGCTTCGAAGGCAAGAACGGCAAGGTCGAGAAGCTCGTCGCGGCGCGCGTCGAGTGGAAGGACGGCAAGATGCAGGAAGTGCCGGGCTCGGAGTTCGAGATGAAGGCCGATCTCGTGCTGCTCGCGATGGGCTTCACGCAGCCGGCCGCGCCGGTGCTCGAGGCGTTCGGCGTCGCGAAGGATGCGCGCGGCAACGCGCGCGCGGCGACCGAAGGCGATCGCGCGTACTACACGTCGGTCGACAAGGTGTTCGCGGCCGGCGATATGCGCCGCGGCCAGTCGCTCGTCGTCTGGGCGATCCGCGAAGGC is a window encoding:
- a CDS encoding glutamate synthase-related protein is translated as MNDHQQPLAAVPAAQGLYDPQNEHDACGVGFVAHIKGKKSHEIIQQGLKILENLDHRGAVGADPLMGDGAGILIQIPDAFYREEMAKQGVTLPPAGEYGVGMIFLPKENASRLACEQELERTVKAEGQVVLGWRDVPVDHTMPISPAVKASEPLIRQIFIGRGKDIMVTDALERKLYVIRKTASHRIQALKLKHGKEYFVPSMSARTVVYKGLLLAGQVGVYYRDLQDERVVSALALVHQRFSTNTFPAWELAHPYRMIAHNGEINTVKGNVNWLNARTGAIASHVLGDDLPKLWPLIYPGQSDTASFDNCLELLVMAGYPLVHAVMMMIPEAWEQHTLMDENRRAFYEYHAAMMEPWDGPAAIAFTDGRQIGATLDRNGLRPARYIVTDDDLVIMASEAGTLPIPESKIVKKWRLQPGKMFLIDMEHGRIIDDKELKDNLANAKPYKSWIDAVRIKLDEIEPKAEEVAAGRAQGASLLDRQQAFGYTQEDLKFLMAPMAQQGEEAVGSMGNDSPLAVMSNKNKTLYHYFKQLFAQVTNPPIDPIRENMVMSLVSFIGPKPNLLDTNNINPPMRLEVSQPVLDFKDIAKIRAIDQYTGGKFSAYELNICYPVAWGKEGIEARLASLCAEAVDAVKSGYNILIVSDRKTDAEHVAIPALLATSAIHTHLVQQGLRTSTGLVVETGSARETHHFALLAGYGAEAVHPYLAMETLAKMAEGLSGDLSPEKAIYNFTKAIGKGLQKVMSKMGISTYMSYTGAQIFEALGLSSDLVEKYFKGTASKVGGIGLFEVAEEAIRLHRDAFGDNPVLRDMLDAGGEYAYRVRGEDHMWTPDSIAKLQHATRSNSYQTYKEYAHLINDQTKRHMTFRGLFEFKVQPTKAIPIDDVEPAKEIVKRFATGAMSLGSISTEAHATLAIAMNRIGGKSNTGEGGEDENRYRNELRGIPIKAGETLKSVIGDEVVSDIPLKEGDSLRSKIKQVASGRFGVTAEYLASADQIQIKMAQGAKPGEGGQLPGHKVSEYIGKLRYSVPGVGLISPPPHHDIYSIEDLAQLIHDLKNVNPAASISVKLVSEVGVGTVAAGVAKAKADHVVIAGHDGGTGASPLSSVKHAGTPWELGLAETQQTLVLNRLRGRIRVQADGQMKTGRDVVIGALLGADEFGFATAPLVVEGCIMMRKCHLNTCPVGVATQDPVLRAKFKGQPEHVVNYFFFVAEEVREIMAQLGIAKFDDLIGRADLLDMRKGIEHWKAKGLDFSRVFYQPEGCEEVARRHVESQDHGLERALDHVLIEKAKAAIENGEHVSFIQPVRNVNRTVGAMLSGVIAKKHGHDGLADDAVHIQLKGTAGQSFGAFLAKGVTLDLVGDGNDYVGKGLSGGRIIIRPTNDFRGKSEENIICGNTVMYGALEGEAFFRGVAGERFCVRNSGATAVVEGTGDHGCEYMTGGTVVVLGETGRNFAAGMSGGVAYVYDPDGTFAAKCNKSMVALDPVLQQAEQERTVDRALWHAGMTDEALLKGLVERHFQFTGSPRAKSLLENWDAARRQFVKVFPHEYKRALGEIGAKKAAKEALAA
- a CDS encoding glutamate synthase subunit beta; this encodes MGKATGFLEFERRHEAYEAPLTRVKHYKEFVAALSDADAKIQGARCMDCGIPFCNNGCPVNNIIPDFNDLVYRQDWQQAIEVLHSTNNFPEFTGRICPAPCEAACTLGINNDPVGIKSIEHAIIDKAWAEGWVKPQPAAHKTGKKVAVVGSGPAGLAAAQQLARAGHDVTVFEKNDRIGGLLRYGIPDFKLEKWLIDRRMRQMEAEGVTFRTSVFIGKDPLPESIGNLAKETISPETLKEEFDAVVIAGGSETPRDLPVPGRELAGIHFAMDFLPQQNRVNAGDKLVDQLLAKGKHVVVIGGGDTGSDCVGTSNRHGAKHVTQFELLPQPPEEENKPLVWPYWPIKLRTSSSHEEGCERDWAVATKRFEGKNGKVEKLVAARVEWKDGKMQEVPGSEFEMKADLVLLAMGFTQPAAPVLEAFGVAKDARGNARAATEGDRAYYTSVDKVFAAGDMRRGQSLVVWAIREGRQCARSVDAYLMGHSELPR